A single window of Halobacterium jilantaiense DNA harbors:
- a CDS encoding PaaI family thioesterase, with protein sequence MTAFDADDARAFIQSYVDDHGFLSFLDLSVESVDDGEMTMRVPYHEKLTNHGPGRGDVHGGIAATLIDTAGGLAVRTALDDPVDAGVATIDLNVSYLRPARGDLVAEAEIVRVGSTVGVAEVTVEAHPTEDDDRDEATEVAVGRGSFRVFRSD encoded by the coding sequence ATGACAGCGTTCGACGCCGACGACGCGCGGGCGTTCATCCAGTCGTACGTCGACGACCACGGGTTCCTCTCCTTCCTGGACCTCTCCGTGGAGTCCGTCGACGACGGCGAGATGACGATGCGCGTCCCCTACCACGAGAAGCTCACGAACCACGGCCCCGGCCGCGGGGACGTCCACGGCGGCATCGCCGCGACGCTCATCGACACCGCGGGCGGGCTCGCGGTCCGAACCGCTCTCGACGACCCCGTGGACGCGGGCGTCGCGACCATCGACCTGAACGTCTCCTACCTCCGACCCGCGCGCGGCGACCTGGTCGCCGAGGCCGAAATCGTGCGCGTCGGCTCGACCGTCGGCGTCGCCGAGGTCACCGTCGAAGCCCACCCGACCGAGGACGACGACCGCGACGAGGCCACCGAGGTCGCTGTCGGCCGCGGCTCCTTCCGCGTGTTCCGGAGCGACTGA
- a CDS encoding type IV pilin: MSPVIATVLLVAVVVVAAATTAVFVLDISNTIEDPAPVVGQSSGDLTTQDGNGGGIVSITHIAGDTLVAADLEIVVDADAACGKTGRLVNLPAEGDDPDPESEYVRGEDVFDNSANSVSGPIGEAGGEWTPGETVTFRLASSECALTRGDTITVRVVHTPSRTVVIDQSLTVTQFAPNRSLVSPPLRRHA, from the coding sequence GTGTCGCCGGTTATCGCGACCGTGCTGCTGGTTGCTGTCGTCGTCGTGGCTGCTGCCACGACTGCAGTGTTCGTGCTCGACATTTCGAACACCATCGAGGACCCCGCGCCCGTCGTCGGACAGTCGAGCGGCGACCTCACGACACAGGACGGCAACGGCGGTGGCATCGTCAGCATCACGCACATCGCGGGCGACACGCTCGTCGCCGCCGACCTCGAAATCGTCGTCGACGCCGACGCCGCCTGCGGCAAGACGGGACGGCTGGTGAACCTCCCGGCCGAAGGCGACGACCCGGACCCGGAGAGCGAGTACGTCCGCGGCGAGGACGTCTTCGACAACTCGGCCAACTCGGTGAGTGGACCGATTGGCGAAGCGGGCGGCGAGTGGACGCCGGGCGAAACGGTGACGTTCCGACTGGCCAGCAGCGAGTGTGCGCTCACCCGCGGGGACACGATCACGGTTCGTGTCGTTCACACTCCGTCACGAACAGTCGTCATCGACCAATCGCTGACCGTGACGCAGTTCGCTCCCAACAGGAGTCTGGTGTCTCCGCCGCTCCGGCGTCACGCCTGA
- a CDS encoding cupin domain-containing protein, producing MPYQTTSVEEAGSDLPEDAGADLYFMKDALDTDEVAFSVYRMEPNARGMEHDHGSAGQEEVYYVVEGGVDVQFGETTVSLDENEAVRIDPEEERQILNRDHYSELVLVGAPR from the coding sequence ATGCCGTACCAGACCACGTCCGTCGAGGAAGCGGGCTCCGACCTGCCGGAGGACGCCGGGGCCGACCTGTACTTCATGAAGGACGCGCTGGACACCGACGAGGTCGCGTTCTCGGTGTACCGGATGGAGCCGAACGCCCGAGGTATGGAACACGACCACGGCAGCGCCGGCCAGGAGGAAGTGTACTACGTCGTGGAGGGCGGTGTCGACGTCCAGTTCGGCGAAACCACCGTCTCACTGGACGAGAACGAGGCCGTCCGCATCGACCCAGAGGAGGAGCGACAGATTCTGAACCGCGACCACTACTCCGAACTCGTGCTCGTGGGCGCGCCGCGCTGA
- a CDS encoding MBL fold metallo-hydrolase — MPTNLSAGVQAFTSNAFLVTGEHTVLVDPGANYDVVAAVREHVDDLDAVLVTHPHPDHVGNLDAVSDAFDPTILGFEGVDGVDRELADGDTVQIGDSDYEALHTPGHEPHHLCFYSASAGVLFAADLVFANGGFGRTDLDGGDREVLVDSIERLLDVVDEDLDAMHSGHGPSVTDDPYFDIELAGRTAQFQ, encoded by the coding sequence ATGCCGACAAATCTCTCTGCGGGCGTCCAGGCGTTCACGAGCAACGCCTTCCTCGTCACCGGCGAGCACACGGTGCTGGTCGACCCGGGCGCGAACTACGACGTCGTCGCAGCCGTCCGCGAGCACGTCGACGACCTCGACGCCGTTCTCGTCACGCACCCGCACCCCGACCACGTCGGGAACCTCGACGCCGTGAGCGACGCCTTCGACCCGACCATTCTCGGGTTCGAGGGCGTCGACGGGGTCGACCGGGAACTCGCCGACGGCGACACCGTCCAGATCGGGGACAGTGACTACGAGGCGCTGCACACGCCCGGCCACGAACCCCACCACCTCTGCTTCTACTCCGCTAGTGCGGGCGTGCTGTTCGCAGCAGACCTCGTGTTCGCCAACGGCGGGTTCGGTCGCACGGACCTCGACGGCGGCGACCGCGAGGTGCTCGTCGACAGTATCGAGCGGCTGCTCGACGTCGTCGACGAGGACCTCGACGCGATGCACTCGGGCCACGGGCCGAGCGTCACGGACGACCCGTACTTCGACATCGAACTCGCCGGCCGCACCGCACAGTTCCAGTAA
- a CDS encoding DUF1616 domain-containing protein, translating to MILIVGARSRARLGLCVPEATVGGDTASGPAALWLVNVVLVVSLVVGAASAGCAATERSRDNQYWELYLLSADGGPFADGEKSSVVAVGGPQTVRMAASNHEGRPTNHTVPGGVESKA from the coding sequence GTGATATTAATCGTTGGCGCTCGCAGCCGAGCGCGTCTCGGGCTGTGCGTTCCCGAAGCCACGGTCGGGGGCGACACGGCGTCCGGGCCGGCGGCACTGTGGCTGGTGAACGTGGTTCTCGTCGTGTCGCTGGTGGTCGGCGCGGCGAGCGCGGGGTGCGCGGCAACGGAGCGGTCCCGCGACAACCAGTACTGGGAGCTGTATCTGCTGTCGGCCGACGGCGGACCGTTCGCCGACGGCGAGAAGTCTTCCGTTGTCGCAGTCGGCGGCCCACAGACGGTCCGGATGGCTGCCAGCAACCACGAGGGGCGGCCGACGAATCACACCGTACCCGGGGGCGTCGAATCGAAAGCGTGA
- the sod gene encoding superoxide dismutase, whose product MSQHELPPLPYDYDALEPHISEQVLTWHHDTHHQGYVNGLNSAEETLAENRDSEDYGSTAGALGNVTHNGSGHYLHTLFWENMDPNGGGEPSGELADRIAEDFGSYEGWKGEFEAAASAAGGWALLVYDPVAKQLRNVAVDKHDQGALWGSHPIMALDVWEHSYYHDYGPDRGSFIDAFFEVVDWDEVAANYDDVVSLFE is encoded by the coding sequence ATGAGCCAGCACGAACTACCACCGCTCCCCTACGACTACGACGCACTCGAACCGCACATCAGCGAACAGGTCCTCACGTGGCATCACGACACCCACCATCAGGGCTACGTGAACGGACTGAACAGCGCCGAGGAGACGCTGGCGGAGAACCGCGACTCCGAGGACTACGGTTCCACCGCGGGCGCGCTCGGGAACGTCACCCACAACGGCAGCGGCCACTACCTCCACACGCTGTTCTGGGAGAACATGGACCCGAACGGCGGCGGTGAGCCGTCCGGCGAACTCGCCGACCGCATCGCCGAGGACTTCGGCTCCTACGAGGGCTGGAAGGGCGAGTTCGAGGCCGCAGCCTCGGCCGCCGGTGGCTGGGCGCTCCTCGTCTACGACCCGGTCGCCAAGCAGCTCCGCAACGTCGCCGTCGACAAGCACGACCAGGGCGCGCTCTGGGGTAGCCACCCCATCATGGCGCTGGACGTCTGGGAGCACTCCTACTACCACGACTACGGCCCGGACCGCGGCAGCTTCATCGACGCCTTCTTCGAGGTCGTCGACTGGGACGAGGTCGCAGCGAACTACGACGACGTCGTCTCGCTGTTCGAGTAA
- a CDS encoding DUF2270 domain-containing protein → MTEQPSDFDPDSREEREVAGEAATDRDEFLSLMGHTYRGELSRTTSWRTRIDRTTNWAVVLTASLLTWAFSTDTRPHYVLLVGVVMVTVFLGIEARRYRVYDIWRSRVRLLEENVFANALDPEGVEQSNWRELLSSDLREPTIKTPAVEAVGRRLRRVYFPLLSVLVGAWVVRITVFAESAESAVATAAVGSVPGTAVVGGVAVYYAAVAAATVWPSGRQAKGALESDDDTVGKEWK, encoded by the coding sequence ATGACCGAGCAGCCGTCCGACTTCGACCCGGATTCCCGCGAGGAGCGGGAGGTCGCGGGCGAAGCGGCGACCGACCGCGACGAGTTCCTCTCGCTGATGGGACACACCTACCGCGGTGAGTTGAGCCGCACGACCTCCTGGCGGACCCGCATCGACCGGACGACCAACTGGGCGGTCGTGCTGACGGCGAGCCTGCTGACGTGGGCGTTCTCCACAGACACCCGACCGCACTACGTCCTGCTCGTCGGGGTGGTGATGGTCACGGTGTTCCTCGGCATCGAGGCGCGCCGATACCGCGTCTACGACATCTGGCGGTCCCGCGTGCGGCTACTCGAAGAGAACGTGTTCGCGAACGCGCTGGACCCGGAGGGCGTCGAGCAGTCCAACTGGCGGGAACTCCTGAGCAGCGACCTCCGGGAGCCGACTATCAAGACGCCGGCGGTTGAGGCCGTCGGACGGCGGCTCCGCCGGGTCTACTTCCCGCTGCTCTCCGTGCTCGTGGGCGCGTGGGTCGTCCGCATCACGGTGTTCGCGGAGTCGGCGGAATCCGCCGTTGCGACCGCCGCCGTCGGCAGCGTTCCCGGGACTGCGGTCGTCGGGGGCGTCGCCGTTTACTACGCGGCTGTCGCCGCCGCGACAGTCTGGCCGAGCGGCCGGCAGGCGAAAGGCGCGCTGGAGAGCGACGACGACACCGTCGGCAAGGAGTGGAAGTAG
- a CDS encoding DUF5827 family protein: MPIPKDDFEGLYPCDFYEPDELMDADQMYTVYEIARLLQDLEPDADLDRGVEDVLLDWAIPWVMVHSDDLVVAEPRDDDEPGYYGVAEDD, encoded by the coding sequence ATGCCGATTCCGAAAGACGACTTCGAAGGGCTGTACCCGTGTGACTTCTACGAGCCCGACGAGCTGATGGACGCCGACCAGATGTACACCGTCTACGAGATTGCGCGCCTGCTCCAGGACCTCGAACCGGACGCCGACCTCGACCGGGGCGTGGAGGACGTCCTGCTGGACTGGGCGATTCCGTGGGTGATGGTCCACAGCGACGACCTGGTCGTCGCTGAACCGCGGGACGACGACGAGCCCGGCTACTACGGCGTCGCAGAGGACGACTGA
- a CDS encoding long-chain-fatty-acid--CoA ligase, with protein MTNLVTSVQTVASDHPDEPAVVYEDTEITYGELWAQTGQFAAALREAGAEPGDRVAVYLPNLPQFVVAFHGALRAGCVVVPMNPQYKSREISHLLSDSGAETVVALADLVPFVEEVRDDTDVETLVTVGGEADAGTPFREFLTAGDDGVAERADDDVAVQPYTSGTTGQPKGVQLTHHNLASNASQSIDIIPDGIGPGDRQLGVLPLFHIYGMTVVMNATLFGGGAYYPVPEWDAQTALSLVEDAELTLMHGVPAMYNDVINQPNAEDFDLSSLRLCGVGGSGIPVEVLRRFEELYPVKIYEGYGLTETSPITHFNSPNWGRRVGSIGKPLEGVHARVVTGDFEEVAPVAEGPVDEDAVDTDEITGELVVSGPNVMKGYSGLPEANREAFTEADGQKWFHTGDLGYHDEDGYFYVVDRKKHMINTAGYNVYPREVEELLFEHEAVADAAVVGIPDDRRGETVKAFVVPTPDADVTADEIRQYCLDSMAEYKHPREVEFVDELPRTTTGKVKKHELVEE; from the coding sequence ATGACGAATCTCGTCACGAGCGTCCAGACTGTCGCCAGCGACCACCCCGACGAACCGGCCGTCGTCTACGAGGACACCGAAATCACGTACGGGGAGTTGTGGGCCCAGACCGGGCAGTTCGCGGCCGCGCTGCGAGAGGCGGGCGCGGAACCCGGGGACCGCGTCGCGGTCTACCTGCCGAACCTCCCGCAGTTCGTCGTCGCGTTCCACGGGGCGCTGCGCGCGGGGTGCGTGGTGGTGCCGATGAACCCCCAGTACAAGAGCCGGGAGATCAGCCACCTGCTCTCCGACTCCGGCGCAGAGACGGTCGTCGCGCTCGCCGACCTCGTGCCGTTCGTCGAGGAGGTCCGCGACGACACCGACGTGGAGACTCTCGTCACGGTCGGCGGTGAGGCCGACGCCGGGACGCCGTTCCGCGAGTTCCTCACCGCGGGAGACGACGGTGTCGCGGAGCGTGCCGACGACGACGTAGCGGTTCAGCCGTACACGTCGGGGACCACCGGGCAGCCGAAGGGCGTCCAGCTCACGCACCACAACCTCGCGTCGAACGCCAGCCAGTCCATCGACATCATCCCGGACGGCATCGGCCCCGGCGACCGGCAACTGGGCGTGCTGCCGCTGTTCCACATCTACGGCATGACGGTCGTGATGAACGCGACCCTGTTCGGCGGCGGCGCGTACTACCCGGTCCCGGAGTGGGACGCCCAGACGGCGCTATCCCTCGTGGAGGACGCCGAACTCACGCTGATGCACGGCGTCCCCGCGATGTACAACGACGTCATCAACCAGCCGAACGCCGAGGACTTCGACCTCTCCTCGCTGCGGCTCTGCGGCGTCGGCGGGTCGGGCATCCCCGTCGAGGTGCTGCGGCGCTTCGAGGAGCTCTACCCGGTGAAAATCTACGAGGGGTACGGACTGACCGAAACCAGTCCCATCACGCACTTCAACAGCCCGAACTGGGGGCGGCGCGTCGGCTCCATCGGGAAGCCGCTGGAGGGCGTCCACGCGAGAGTGGTTACGGGCGACTTCGAGGAAGTCGCGCCGGTCGCGGAGGGTCCGGTCGACGAGGACGCGGTCGACACGGACGAGATTACGGGGGAACTCGTGGTCTCCGGCCCGAACGTCATGAAGGGGTACTCGGGACTCCCAGAAGCGAACCGCGAGGCGTTCACGGAGGCTGACGGGCAGAAGTGGTTCCACACCGGTGACCTCGGGTACCACGACGAGGACGGCTACTTCTACGTTGTCGACCGGAAGAAGCACATGATCAACACCGCGGGCTACAACGTCTACCCCCGCGAAGTCGAGGAACTCCTCTTCGAGCACGAGGCCGTGGCCGACGCCGCGGTCGTCGGCATCCCGGACGACCGTCGCGGCGAGACGGTGAAAGCCTTCGTCGTCCCGACACCGGACGCCGACGTGACTGCCGACGAAATCAGGCAGTACTGTCTGGACAGCATGGCCGAGTACAAGCACCCGCGCGAGGTCGAGTTCGTCGACGAACTCCCGCGCACGACCACCGGGAAAGTCAAGAAACACGAACTCGTCGAGGAATAG
- a CDS encoding cryptochrome/photolyase family protein, with protein MQVFWHRRDLRTTDNLGLAAAGEADSGDGVLPVFCFDDAVLDHAGPPRVAFMLDALAELRDRYRELGSDLVVRYGDPSAVIPAVAETVDADRVVWNHDYSGLAEERDEAVRAALDEDGVAHEQYHDAVHHRPGAIRTNAGDPYSVYTYFWKKWRDREKDAPAPEPDAGALADPAPLDGIEGGTVPSVGDLGFDEPEADVPEAGMERARALLDDFCDEGVYRYEERRDYPDDGTTSRLSPHLKFGTIGVRTVYERAQAARDAAGSESARESVDEFVGQLAWREFYAQVLYFNQNVVTRNFKDYERPIEWRDDPEALQAWKDGETGYPIVDAGMRQLREEAFVHNRVRMIVAAFLTKDLLVDWREGYDWYREKLADHDTANDNGGWQWAASTGTDAQPYFRVFNPTTQGERYDPDAEYIKEYVPELRDAPADAIHDWPELSLSERRKHAPDYPDPIVDHSERREEAIAMFERARGDD; from the coding sequence ATGCAGGTGTTCTGGCACCGGCGGGACCTCCGCACGACCGACAATCTGGGACTCGCGGCCGCCGGCGAGGCGGACTCGGGGGACGGCGTCCTCCCCGTCTTCTGTTTCGACGACGCCGTTCTGGACCACGCGGGACCGCCGCGCGTGGCGTTCATGCTCGACGCGCTCGCGGAGTTGCGCGACCGCTACCGCGAACTCGGCAGCGACCTCGTGGTTCGCTATGGCGACCCGTCGGCCGTGATTCCGGCGGTCGCCGAGACGGTGGACGCCGACCGCGTGGTCTGGAACCACGACTACTCCGGGCTCGCCGAGGAACGGGACGAGGCCGTCCGCGCCGCCCTCGACGAGGACGGAGTCGCCCACGAGCAGTACCACGACGCGGTCCACCACCGGCCGGGCGCGATTCGGACGAACGCCGGCGACCCGTACTCCGTCTACACGTACTTCTGGAAGAAGTGGCGGGACCGCGAGAAGGACGCGCCCGCCCCCGAACCTGATGCTGGCGCGCTCGCCGACCCCGCCCCCCTCGACGGCATCGAGGGCGGAACCGTTCCGAGCGTCGGTGACCTCGGGTTCGACGAGCCGGAGGCGGACGTGCCCGAGGCGGGGATGGAGCGCGCGCGAGCGCTCCTCGACGACTTCTGTGACGAGGGCGTCTACCGGTACGAGGAGCGCCGGGACTACCCCGACGACGGAACCACGTCCCGGCTGTCGCCCCACCTGAAGTTCGGTACCATCGGCGTGCGGACAGTCTACGAGCGCGCACAGGCCGCCAGGGACGCGGCCGGCTCGGAGAGCGCCCGGGAGAGCGTCGACGAGTTCGTGGGCCAGCTCGCGTGGCGCGAGTTCTACGCGCAGGTGCTGTACTTCAATCAGAACGTCGTCACCCGGAACTTCAAGGACTACGAGCGGCCCATCGAGTGGCGCGACGACCCCGAGGCGCTGCAGGCGTGGAAAGACGGCGAGACGGGGTACCCCATCGTGGACGCCGGGATGCGCCAGCTCCGCGAGGAGGCGTTCGTCCACAATCGGGTGCGGATGATTGTCGCCGCCTTCCTCACGAAGGACCTCCTAGTCGACTGGCGCGAGGGCTACGATTGGTACCGGGAGAAGCTCGCGGACCACGACACCGCCAACGACAACGGCGGCTGGCAGTGGGCGGCGTCGACGGGCACCGACGCCCAGCCGTACTTCCGGGTGTTCAACCCCACGACACAGGGCGAGCGCTACGACCCGGACGCCGAGTACATCAAAGAGTACGTCCCGGAACTCCGGGACGCGCCCGCCGACGCGATTCACGACTGGCCGGAGCTCTCGCTGTCAGAGCGCCGCAAGCACGCGCCCGACTATCCCGACCCAATCGTGGACCACAGCGAGCGCCGCGAGGAAGCGATAGCGATGTTCGAGCGCGCGAGGGGCGACGACTGA
- the thyX gene encoding FAD-dependent thymidylate synthase has protein sequence MRVRLLEATENPEELVCLGARNDYMSEWVGDRSFEDAMAGVEGDTRDEQISNFVAKLLKRGHYGPFEHPSATFAIEGVSRSCMAQLTRHRHASFDVQSMRYVSFDEVDPEDVADGEMVVTPPSATDPDWVGRNQDAGDVDEETVEKREEVFRRSVRQSVEDYQELLDLGMPPEDARFVLPIGTEVNIVVTLNPRSLMHIADMRAAADAQWEIRELTEQLLDIAADWCPHIFEYYESEMKHRKNRLAP, from the coding sequence ATGCGCGTACGCCTCCTCGAAGCCACCGAGAATCCGGAGGAACTCGTCTGTCTGGGTGCCCGCAACGACTACATGAGCGAGTGGGTCGGCGACCGGTCGTTCGAGGACGCCATGGCCGGCGTCGAGGGCGACACGAGAGACGAACAGATCTCGAACTTCGTCGCGAAACTCCTCAAGCGCGGTCACTACGGCCCCTTCGAGCACCCGAGTGCGACGTTCGCCATCGAGGGCGTGAGCCGCTCCTGCATGGCGCAGCTCACCCGCCACCGCCACGCGAGCTTCGACGTGCAGTCGATGCGGTACGTCTCCTTCGACGAGGTCGACCCCGAGGACGTAGCGGACGGCGAGATGGTCGTCACGCCGCCCTCGGCGACCGACCCGGACTGGGTCGGCCGCAATCAGGACGCCGGCGACGTCGACGAGGAGACCGTCGAGAAACGCGAGGAAGTCTTCCGACGGTCCGTCCGCCAGTCCGTCGAGGACTACCAGGAACTCCTCGACCTCGGGATGCCGCCCGAGGACGCCCGGTTCGTCCTCCCAATCGGCACCGAAGTGAACATCGTCGTCACGCTCAATCCGCGGTCGCTGATGCACATCGCTGACATGCGCGCCGCGGCCGACGCCCAGTGGGAGATTCGAGAGCTCACCGAGCAGCTGCTGGACATCGCGGCCGACTGGTGTCCGCACATCTTCGAGTACTACGAGTCCGAGATGAAACACCGGAAGAACCGACTCGCGCCCTGA
- a CDS encoding sulfatase has translation MTGEVAGTILVTVDSLRADARSRAETPTLDSLADRGTEFEHAYAHGNWTPFSFPSILGGSHVFEDDGAIGVASPTLADRLADEGVRTGGFNAANGFLTTHWDYDDGFDEYDAFTDTNSWLGRKLAAHPTVQGWLQVGASPFRRRDDDRERVDASRMLDVEDRAVEFLDEADGGDQPFFLWLHYMDTHTPYVPAPRHLKATTERRGAMLGMLYAHLRVGLGAGVSDGTAAELHTLYDATVRQVDGSIERVLDALGERRDDTMVVVAGDHGEEFLEHGHLAHYPKLYDELAHVPLIVDHPEGAGGNVSTAVGLADVPATVLDAMGASTEGFNGESVLDAVVSGEEPDREPVTSIAVRGDSVTQQPIPRRLADGRPLVSARDDRWTYIFDPERDDHELYDRERDPGEQEDVYPESRAPLDALVSAAHDRLDALGGNGDDGEGDAPDDVERQLAALGYR, from the coding sequence GTGACTGGGGAGGTGGCCGGGACGATACTCGTGACGGTGGACTCGCTGCGAGCCGACGCGCGGTCCAGAGCAGAGACGCCGACGCTCGACAGCCTCGCCGACCGCGGTACCGAGTTCGAGCACGCGTACGCGCACGGCAACTGGACGCCGTTTTCCTTCCCGAGCATCCTCGGCGGCAGCCACGTCTTCGAGGACGACGGCGCAATCGGCGTGGCGTCGCCGACGCTCGCTGACCGGCTCGCCGACGAGGGCGTGCGGACGGGCGGCTTCAACGCCGCCAACGGCTTCCTGACGACCCACTGGGACTACGACGACGGGTTCGACGAGTACGACGCGTTCACGGACACGAACTCCTGGCTCGGCCGCAAGCTCGCCGCGCACCCGACCGTCCAGGGCTGGCTGCAGGTCGGCGCGTCGCCGTTCCGGCGGCGGGACGACGACCGGGAGCGCGTGGACGCCTCCCGGATGCTGGACGTCGAGGACCGCGCGGTCGAGTTCCTCGACGAGGCCGACGGCGGCGACCAGCCGTTCTTCCTCTGGCTGCACTACATGGACACCCACACGCCGTACGTGCCGGCTCCCCGACACCTCAAGGCGACCACCGAGCGCCGCGGGGCGATGCTCGGGATGCTGTACGCGCACCTCCGCGTCGGCCTCGGTGCGGGCGTCAGCGACGGGACGGCGGCGGAACTCCACACGCTGTACGACGCGACGGTGCGGCAGGTCGACGGCAGTATCGAGCGCGTGCTGGACGCGCTCGGGGAGCGCCGGGACGACACGATGGTCGTGGTGGCGGGCGACCACGGCGAGGAGTTCCTCGAACACGGCCACCTCGCCCACTACCCGAAGCTCTACGACGAGCTCGCTCACGTCCCCCTGATTGTCGACCACCCCGAGGGCGCTGGCGGGAACGTCTCGACAGCCGTGGGGCTCGCGGACGTGCCTGCGACCGTGCTGGACGCGATGGGCGCGTCGACCGAGGGGTTCAACGGCGAGAGCGTTCTGGACGCCGTCGTGAGCGGCGAGGAGCCCGACCGCGAGCCGGTCACGTCCATCGCGGTCCGCGGCGACTCCGTGACCCAGCAGCCGATTCCGCGGCGGCTGGCGGACGGTCGGCCGCTCGTGAGCGCGCGCGACGACCGCTGGACGTACATCTTCGACCCGGAGCGCGACGACCACGAGCTCTACGACCGGGAGCGCGACCCCGGCGAGCAGGAGGACGTCTATCCGGAGAGCCGTGCGCCCCTCGACGCCCTGGTGTCGGCGGCCCACGACCGTCTGGACGCGCTCGGCGGGAACGGCGACGACGGCGAGGGCGACGCGCCCGACGATGTCGAACGACAGCTCGCCGCGCTCGGCTACCGCTGA
- a CDS encoding DUF7522 family protein, producing MTGNGTRVRSDVGDAKAALVEAIQDAVGDRLRDVWVLDQRTQEPLFLREDVADRISDVDVEKYLDNERYGFVTRETYDLLHYSEFRYTHRGFDTWELFRTFVEHDDQQVGVVVGVDADGSNYDFGALTDDVHAVADEHGIGALVPVADGE from the coding sequence ATGACAGGCAACGGCACGCGAGTCCGGTCGGACGTCGGCGACGCCAAAGCCGCCCTGGTGGAGGCCATTCAAGACGCTGTCGGCGACAGACTCCGCGACGTCTGGGTACTCGACCAGCGCACTCAGGAACCGCTGTTCCTCCGCGAGGACGTCGCCGACCGCATCTCTGACGTTGACGTCGAGAAGTATCTGGACAACGAACGCTACGGCTTCGTCACCCGCGAGACGTACGACCTCCTGCACTACTCCGAGTTCCGCTACACGCACCGCGGCTTCGACACCTGGGAGCTGTTCCGGACGTTCGTCGAACACGACGACCAGCAGGTCGGCGTCGTCGTCGGCGTGGACGCGGACGGCTCGAACTACGACTTCGGTGCGCTCACCGACGACGTGCACGCAGTCGCGGACGAACACGGCATCGGTGCGCTCGTACCCGTCGCTGACGGCGAGTAG